The following proteins are encoded in a genomic region of Aquifex aeolicus VF5:
- a CDS encoding metal ABC transporter solute-binding protein, Zn/Mn family yields the protein MKKFLIILLSFVLFVFPEDLILVSIYPFYDVVKDISGKYYRVESLVPPKADYHVYELTPRELIKLYRAKVVFVSGVPLGEWEEKVEKIAKGKVYSLSKGIELITYGHEELGKDPHFWVSPKRMLKVAKNVEEALTETFKKNFSENYKNVEQELKKLDEAYTKTLSKCEYKKFGAVHGAFGYLAKDYGLEQVLLREEHGHGDISPSELKKLVKLIKKKEIKVVLIPKGVHSKFAEILKETYNITVYEVNVKIIPEEEGDNYYKIMERNLKVLKEALKCG from the coding sequence TCTCGTGAGCATTTATCCCTTTTACGACGTTGTAAAAGACATAAGCGGGAAGTATTACAGAGTTGAGAGTTTAGTTCCTCCGAAAGCGGATTACCACGTTTACGAATTGACACCAAGAGAACTCATAAAACTCTACAGGGCAAAAGTCGTTTTCGTTAGCGGTGTTCCCTTAGGAGAGTGGGAAGAGAAGGTGGAGAAAATAGCCAAGGGCAAAGTTTACTCCCTGTCAAAAGGCATAGAGCTAATCACCTACGGACACGAAGAATTAGGGAAGGATCCTCATTTCTGGGTATCTCCAAAAAGAATGCTAAAAGTGGCTAAAAACGTAGAAGAAGCCCTCACGGAAACCTTTAAAAAGAACTTTTCTGAAAATTACAAAAACGTTGAGCAAGAGCTGAAAAAACTGGATGAAGCTTACACGAAAACGCTTTCCAAGTGCGAGTATAAAAAGTTCGGAGCAGTTCACGGAGCCTTCGGATACCTTGCGAAAGACTACGGACTTGAACAGGTACTCCTCAGGGAGGAGCACGGACACGGTGATATATCTCCATCTGAACTGAAAAAACTTGTAAAACTCATAAAGAAAAAGGAAATAAAGGTAGTTTTAATTCCTAAAGGTGTGCACTCAAAGTTTGCAGAAATATTGAAGGAAACGTACAACATCACCGTTTACGAGGTAAACGTTAAGATAATCCCGGAAGAGGAGGGAGATAATTATTACAAAATTATGGAAAGGAACTTAAAAGTTTTAAAAGAAGCTCTCAAATGCGGGTAA
- a CDS encoding ABC transporter ATP-binding protein codes for MRVIEVKNLTFSYDGKHNVLEDVSFYVEKGDFLGIVGPNGAGKSTLLKLILGFLKPKSGEIYLFGKKIEEFKDWKRVGYVPQRLSVEHAFPGTVKELLSSVCEDKKEIDYLVEFLKLKNIVNKQFTKLSGGQQQRVLLAMALSYNPELILLDEPTVGLDVHAINHFMSILLDLNMNHKKSIVMISHDIGTLLKHASKILCLNKKVCYFGEPEGAIEYIEEAFGLRGFLHGVS; via the coding sequence ATGCGGGTAATAGAAGTAAAAAATCTTACCTTTTCATACGACGGTAAACACAACGTCCTTGAAGACGTTTCTTTTTACGTAGAAAAGGGAGACTTTTTGGGGATAGTTGGCCCAAACGGAGCGGGGAAATCCACACTTCTGAAATTGATTCTCGGCTTTTTAAAGCCAAAATCTGGAGAGATATACCTCTTCGGAAAGAAAATAGAAGAATTCAAAGACTGGAAAAGGGTGGGATACGTTCCCCAGAGACTTAGCGTGGAACACGCTTTTCCCGGAACTGTGAAGGAGCTCCTAAGCAGCGTATGCGAAGACAAGAAGGAAATAGATTACCTTGTTGAGTTTTTAAAGTTAAAGAATATAGTTAACAAGCAATTTACAAAGCTCTCGGGAGGACAGCAACAGAGGGTTTTACTTGCTATGGCTCTTTCCTACAATCCTGAACTTATACTCCTCGACGAGCCAACTGTAGGACTTGACGTACACGCAATAAACCACTTCATGAGTATTCTACTGGATCTCAATATGAACCATAAAAAGAGTATAGTGATGATTTCCCACGATATAGGAACACTCCTCAAACACGCGAGTAAAATACTGTGTCTGAATAAAAAGGTATGCTACTTCGGAGAACCTGAGGGGGCAATAGAGTACATAGAGGAAGCCTTCGGGCTGAGGGGTTTTCTCCATGGAGTTTCTTAG
- a CDS encoding class I SAM-dependent methyltransferase: MAFISFRDFMEKAVKDYYSSQRALKDFFTAPELDRAFGEALAEFFSQHLSEFERPALVELGAGRGLLAYDILNYYRANYPDLFNRLKYYIYEFSPYLISKQREVLKNFKNVEWVEELPKVEGIVFSNEFFDALPVHIVKGGKELYVDEKGSEVWLSLENEKVKEFLRRMNYENLNQIVEVCLDCIDMLKKISESLVEGYHFVIDYGYTSEEITKYPEGTVVAYKEHKVVKDFLKEAGNADITAHVNFSALMEYGRDFGLETILFQSQRDFLMHIPTFLNELEKLSWEESAESVERLSRLKTMLISMGDRFKVLLQRKLSQ; the protein is encoded by the coding sequence ATGGCTTTTATCAGTTTCAGAGACTTTATGGAAAAAGCGGTAAAGGATTACTACTCCTCCCAGAGGGCTTTAAAGGACTTCTTTACGGCTCCGGAACTGGACAGGGCTTTTGGCGAAGCACTCGCCGAGTTCTTTTCCCAGCACCTTTCTGAGTTTGAAAGACCCGCCCTTGTTGAACTGGGTGCCGGGAGAGGGCTGCTTGCTTACGACATCCTTAATTACTACAGGGCAAATTATCCGGATCTTTTCAACAGATTAAAGTATTACATATACGAGTTCAGTCCTTACCTGATAAGTAAGCAAAGAGAAGTTTTAAAGAACTTTAAAAACGTGGAATGGGTAGAAGAGCTACCGAAGGTTGAAGGAATAGTGTTCTCAAATGAGTTTTTTGACGCCCTTCCTGTTCACATAGTAAAGGGAGGTAAGGAGCTTTACGTTGATGAAAAGGGAAGCGAAGTGTGGCTAAGTTTAGAAAACGAGAAGGTAAAGGAATTCCTAAGGAGAATGAATTACGAAAACTTAAATCAGATTGTGGAAGTTTGTCTCGACTGTATAGATATGCTGAAGAAAATTTCCGAGAGTCTTGTTGAAGGTTATCATTTCGTGATAGATTACGGGTACACTTCCGAGGAAATAACAAAGTATCCTGAGGGGACTGTAGTAGCCTACAAAGAACACAAGGTTGTAAAGGACTTTCTAAAGGAAGCTGGGAACGCGGACATAACCGCACACGTGAATTTTTCCGCACTCATGGAATACGGAAGGGACTTTGGTCTTGAGACTATTCTCTTCCAAAGTCAGAGGGACTTTTTGATGCACATACCAACATTCTTGAACGAACTCGAGAAACTGAGCTGGGAGGAGAGTGCTGAGAGTGTGGAAAGGCTATCTAGACTGAAGACCATGCTTATCTCTATGGGAGACAGGTTCAAGGTTCTACTTCAGAGGAAGCTTTCTCAGTAA
- a CDS encoding metal ABC transporter permease — protein sequence MRRYAFLGAGLSHAAFGGIALSFLLGTDVYLTTVIFTILVANFVQFLTQTKKVPGDTAIAVIFSSGMALAVTILGIVRGFGENLFSYLFGNILMVTKEELFYTAGVFLITLLFIGIFYKKLLLTTFSEEMAKVKGINISFLNYSFVTLTALVVVASIKAVGVILASSLVVIPAMSGLILAGSFLSSLIISSVVSTLSVVLGIYISFNYDVPPSGSIVGIAILLFLASFLLRKLPLK from the coding sequence TTGAGAAGGTACGCATTTCTGGGAGCGGGTCTCTCTCACGCTGCCTTCGGAGGCATAGCCCTCAGTTTCTTGCTGGGAACCGACGTATACTTAACTACCGTTATCTTTACTATTCTGGTTGCGAACTTCGTCCAGTTTCTGACTCAAACAAAGAAAGTTCCCGGTGACACCGCAATTGCAGTTATTTTCTCAAGCGGTATGGCGCTCGCCGTAACCATTCTGGGAATTGTCAGGGGATTCGGTGAAAACCTCTTTTCGTACCTTTTCGGAAACATACTCATGGTTACGAAGGAAGAACTCTTCTACACGGCGGGTGTGTTTCTTATAACTCTGCTTTTTATAGGAATCTTTTACAAGAAACTCCTTCTCACAACGTTTTCCGAAGAAATGGCGAAGGTAAAGGGGATAAACATATCCTTCCTGAATTACTCCTTTGTTACGCTCACGGCTCTCGTTGTGGTCGCAAGCATAAAGGCAGTAGGGGTAATACTTGCCTCTTCCTTAGTCGTAATTCCTGCGATGAGCGGTTTGATACTTGCAGGTTCCTTCTTGAGCAGTCTAATAATATCTTCGGTTGTTTCTACTCTTTCCGTTGTCCTCGGGATATATATTTCCTTCAATTACGACGTTCCGCCGAGCGGTTCGATAGTGGGAATAGCGATACTCCTCTTTCTAGCTTCCTTCTTACTGAGAAAGCTTCCTCTGAAGTAG